The window CTAGAAGAGGATTGTTTTTACTTCtctcagccagccagccagctatAGCACAGCACATGAAGTTTCCTCTTTGGATTGTCATTTCCAGCAAATgttcttcatttcctttgctcTGATGGCCCCAGTCCTCAGTCTGTGGTGACTGCATTTTAGAAGAACCCTCTGAATAATGAAGGGCTCAGTGTTTGTGGCAGCAAACCTAAGTCTCATCAGGTGGTCCCTGCCTATTTGGTAAAGTCGTCTAGCACCAAAAACACTATCAAATCTAGCATGGGTTCTTGCCATGCCGAGGGCATGGAGAATGTGCAAGTTTTTCTCAGGAAGTGAATAGTATTTCCCCTCTGGTAACTCTGCAGTTGGCACCaactatttcttttcacttttgagTGCAATTCTAGTCTAAATAGTCTCAGGTTTTGGCTCCAGCCTCCTGTCATTCTAATCCCAAGCAGCCAAGATCGGACACTGGGATATCTCTTTACTGGCAGCCCCACACTTGAACTTTGGAAATTGTGGGGAATGCCATTCTTTGGGCACATAGATCTTCCAACTGTACATATTAGAGTTCTCCCTGCTGAGTAGGCATGGAATCAGGGTAATATGGAggaaagaataatgaaaatagttCTTTATGTGTGTATAATATGTTAATACTTGCAAAATGATTTTATAGTcattatcttgttttgttttgtttttgctttctaatAACCCCAGGAAGCAGCATGGAAAAGTGGTTAAGACCATCAGGTCTCCATTAACACTGCCTCAATTTGAATTCCAATTCCAAAATCCATAGCCATAGAAAACTTACTTCATCTCTCagtgcttcaatttcctcatctatcatATTTAGACTACTTACTTCATACGCtttttgtgagaattaagtaaGATCTATATATAAGGTACTTAGAATAGGGTATGACAAAAAATTGTTGTTAGTTGTTATACACATAAGTTGTTATTATTGTATAAATAATAAAACCAAGGCCTAGAAAAGCTATGTAGGAATAATGGAACTGAgattaaaacataaattattcTTACTTTGTGCTTGTCCTGTCTACCTCAGCTCAGCTGCCTCAGAAATCAATACCTTGCATTGTATATGGGTAGATTTGATCCTAGAAACTCTGGACCTTTTACtctcattatttattatttaaacttCCATATGAAGAGACAGAAAGTACAAGGCTTATTATCTCTACTTTACAAATAAAAAGAGGCATAGAAAAGTCCTCTGAGCGCATACCAAGTGCTCTCTTGGAGTAGAGGAGGCATGCCATACTtcgttttccatttcttcttctgaGTTTCCCACAGAGAGGCCCTTAAGTGAGTAGAGATTCTGGAATAGGAAAAGTAAAACTAGTAAGTGCTAGGAGAGTAGGGGGCACTATTGTGGCGCAGGGTCCTCTCATAAGTGGTGAAGAAGAATAGTTGAGAGGTGGGGAAGATAAGGCACTTCTTGGCAAGACTTTAAAACATTAGTGTACATCCTTATTTACTGCATTGGCTGTAGCAGGAAGGTGTGCTAATTCCTAAACGTCACAGAAAATTAACAGCAGAGGTGTTCCCAATTGCCTCTTACTGGTGCATCCTTTGAACTGTTTCATTATTTGATTTGAGCCCTCTTCACATTGGCCTAGGTTCCAGAGAAAATGGGGGCAAGGGATGAGAACAGATGCAAGAGATATTTGGGAGATAGATTTAATCCTAACAAACACCCTGTTATCATCAGATGTTAGTATCATTAGTCTCATGGAAAAGAAGTAATTTGTACAAGGTCATAAGGTAAACAGCAAAACTTTAACTTAGGTCTTCTGACTTCAAGTATAAAGATTATCTCAGAATATCATATATCCTCCCCATGCAGGTGGGGAAATGATCCAGGTAATTAATATTAGAACTGAGCCTGGGACATAGGCAGTGATACTGAGAACTGGACATTATACTGATGAAGAGATGCTACAGATTGGGCAGGCTTTATTTCCATACATAAGGAACCATATTTAGCTTTTTCGTAATTCTTTAatacttctattttatttagGTTACTGTTTGGAAGCAATGGGTTTAAAACCTTTCACCTACCCATTTCCAGAGACGAGATTTCTTCATGCAGGACCCAACgtgtataaattcaaaattaGATATGGCAACAGCATCAGGTAATTTTAAAACTAGGGGGGTAGCCTTTACAAACACAGGTTAATACATTCCCACAGGTCATTCCTTCTCTGCCTTCACCAAGTCCAGGAGACTGGCTGAAGCAGCACCTTGTAGCTCTCTTTTCCAGGTATTTTATgttctatatatttattattcatataaGTTTTTAAATTAGTAATAGCATACCTTtggggcagtggttctcaaattatCTCAGGACCCCTTTGCACTCTtaaaattgaggcttccaaagaGTTTTTGATTAAATGAGTCATACTTGTCaatatttatcatataaaatCAAAAGAACAATTTCAAGTAATtacttattaatttaaaaatactacaacattttatttaaaatagccatatttttaaaaattaataagaagaTTGGCATTGTTTATATTCCTGAGACtaccccaggaatgcaaggatagttgagtatacaaaaatcaatcaatataatgcACCACAttaatagaaagaagagaaaaaagaccaCATGACCCtctcaatggatgcagaaaaggcatttgacCAAATCTAgcaccctttcatgataaaaatactcaaactagaaatagaagggaGCTTCCTCAATATAAAGTCTATATATGAAAAACCCAAGCTAACAACatactccggagaaggcaatggcaacccactccagtactcttgcctggaaaatcccatggacggaggggcctggtgggctgcagtccatggggtcgctaggagttggacacgactgagcgacttcactttcacttttcactttcatgcattggagaaggaaagggcaacccactccagtgttcttgcctggagaatcccagggacgggggagcctggtgggctgccgtatatggggtcgcacagagtcggacacgactgaagcgacttagcagctgcagcaacaacatactcagtggtgaaaaacttaATCTTTTtccttaagatcaggaacaagataaggatgcccactttcaTCACTTCTGTTCATCATGGTACTAGAGTTCTAGCCGGAGCAattagtcaagaaaaaaaaatgcatacatattggaaaggaagaagtgaaactttctctgtttgcagatgatgtgattttttttttttttcttttttggctgcaccacatggcttgtgagatcttagttccacaaccagggattgaacttgagctTTTGGCAgcgaaagcatggagtcctaacgactagactgccagggaattcctggcatGATCTTATATGTGGAAAAACCTAAAAAATCCacacaaaccaacaaaaaactgTTAAACCTTatcaatgaattcagcaaagttatACTAAATCAACATCAGTTGATTTGTATACACTAGCAGTAAACTAGTAgtaatttctgaaaagaaaattaagaaaacaatttttcttacaatagtatcaaaaagaaaaaaattcttagcaATAAATTCAACCAATGAGGTACAAGACTTGcacactgaaaactaaaaaatatttctgagagAAAGGAGACCTAAATAGAAAGACCTCTATGGGAATTCcatggtgatctagtggttaggaccCAGAATTCCACTGTCAGagctggatttaatccctggtcagggaatttaagattccacaagccatgcagagaggccaaaataattaattaattaattagaaagatatctgtgttcatggattggaagacttaatattgttaagatgggaattccctggcaatccagtgattgggactctgtgctttcactgccaggggcaggggtttgatccctggttagggaactgttaataagatcctgcatgccctgtggtgcagccaaatatacACATTGTTAAGATGAAAACAGTACTCAAGCAATCagcagattcaatgtaatccctagcAAAATCCCAATGGCACTTTTTTTTGCAAATGTACAAACCcaacctaaaattcatatggaatttcaagggatcccaaatagccaaaacaatcttggaaaagaacagatttGAAGTACTCATACTTGCCAATTAAAAAACTTCCTACAAAACTATAAGTAATCAAAAAGTGTGGTACTGCATAAGGACAGACTATAAACCAATAAATAGTATAgaattgagagcccagaaataaaacctCACTAACAtctatggtcaactgatttttgactaGAATGCCAAGAGCATTCAATGGGAAAGAACAGTTTCTTTaacaaatggttctgggaaaactggatatccacatgcagaagaataaagttggaccCTTATCTTACACAATATACTACAGTTAActaaaaatggatcaaagatgtAAATAAGAGCTAAAACTAAAACTCTTAGAATAAAACATAGGGGCAAATCTTTATGACTTTGGATTTGGCAGTGGTTTCTTAAATACAACACCAAACACACAGGCCTCAAAAGAAACGAGATAAATTGCACTTAgttgattttataaaatttatatgtcTAAGAACCCTACTaacagagtgaaaaggaaaaccacagatgagaaaagatatttgcaaatcatgtatctgataagagtTTAATAtccagaacatataaagaactacaactcaacaacaaaaagataagcAATCCAAttgaaaatggacaaaggacttgaatagacattctctaaagaagatatacaaatggccagtaagcacatgaaaaaatgctcaatatcctTAGTcactaggaaaatgcaaatcaaaattgcaATGATATACCACTTCACACCTACTAGGATagctataattaaaaaacaaaacaacagttgttgacaaggatgtggagaaatgggaactttcatacattgctggtgggaatgtaaaatggtgcagataCTATGGAAACTGGTTTAGCAGTTCCTCAAAGAGTTAAAATTACCATGaagaaatgaagttgctcagtcgtgaccgactctttgtgaccccatggactgtagccaaccaggctccatccatgagattttccaggcaagaatactggagtgagttgccatttccttctccagaggatcttcccgactcagggaagacactttaccatctgagccaccagggaagcccttaccatATGACTatattaccatatgacccagcagtttcaTTCCTAGGTATATGCCAGTCACAACAGGGCAAATCTTGTATGATTCTGcttatatgaaatattaaaataggaAAACTCATAGAGACAGGCTGGGTAAAGGGAAGAATGTGGAGTTATTGTTTAAAGAGCACAATGTTTCAGTTTGTGGAAATAAGTTTTAGAAATAAGGTAGTGCTGACTGCAAGCCATGGTtttgaatacaatattgtatggaaaaacctgaacaaaatttttggccaacccattaattaatgccactgaattatatacttaaaaatagttaaaatggaaaagttgaggttatatgtattttagcacaacttttaaatgtataatattaatttaaaaataatgatatacctattaagttttaatatatttttattaaaaataactatatactccagtatttttgcctggagaatcccatggacagaggagcctggcaagctacagtccgtggagtggcaaaagagtcaaacacaactttgTAACTAAACCATATTTTCTAAAGCAAAAAATTAATGGGAGGATTGACATCACATTAAATTTCTGCAAATCTCATTAATGTCTGGCTTAATAAAAAAAACTGCTAGATTATCGTatttgcttttacatttaatctgtcgtgaattttttcttttggttgaatTACATGAAAAACTCagctgtacatatatatgtagcgTTACATatattttccaacaaaggtccatatagtcaaaggtatggtttttccagtagtcatgtatagatgtgagagttggaccacagagaaggctgagcaccgaagaattgatgctttcaaaccacagtgctggataagactcttgagagtcccttggacagcaaggagatcaaactagtcaatcctaaaggaaatcaactctgaatatttattggaaggactgatgctgaagccaaagctctaatcctttggccacctgatgtcaagagccaactcattggagaagatcccgatgctgggaaagattgagggcaggaggagaaggagcaacagaggtggttggacggcatcattgactctgtggacatgggtttgagcaaactccaggagatggtgaaggacagggaagccggcatgctgcagtccatggggttgcaaagagttggacactactgatcaactgaacaacaaatgtttGTAGTAGGGAAAGGTAGGAATATATTAATAGTCTTCTCAGATCATTGTGGATAATCTTCTTTGGCCCTGCGTCAAAACTTGACAAATAaaagttgtttattttgtttctttttacattttaattatttttttaaattaaaaaaattggttgttttttttttggctgcacagcacaacttgtgggatctcTCACGCCACAGTAGTAaaagtgccgagtcctaaccactagacaaccaggaaactcagtttcattttttaaaaatatagtagtTCTTTAAAGGTTAGTtgcaatgtggaatctgaaattaTATCACTGTACTTTCTGATCTCTGCAACATTAAAATCCATTGGTCTATCTTGTTCTTTGAAAGCTGATCTATCTTTTACCTAGAATGATTTTGTAACCTGGAGTGTTTCTATGGTCGCTTGGAAAATATTGTTTCACTTGCAGATTGTTCAAATGTCAACACACTTCATTATACAGTATCAAAAAACATATTTGCTAATATCACTACCAATCTTATCAGAAAAATGGCCAAGTATTTGGAAGTTGTCAACCCTACAGTGGTGGataaaagttttccaaaattcaaaattttacttGAAATCCAAAAATTTATCCTTAACAACAAATACTGTCAGTTTTATTGATAAGCTCACTGTTCGCTTTTGAGAAAATGTCTGTCACATTCCCAAGTCTGAATAAGCACCATCGTTTATCTGTCAGCTGACCagtcaaataaaatatgaaaaagcatGTGGTTCAGTTTGCAACTTAAACAGTTGTGCAGGCACTTCTCAAGAGAACCATCATCTTCTGGTATGCCGCAGAAACGCTTTATCCATACTTCCTGTTTTATcacagaatatattaaaatccaTTATTTGGGGGGTGAGATTTATAGAATTATTAAGGCCTTACTTCTTCCTCTAACGTATTAAAtggaattgaattttttttcctgtgtggttGCAAAGATGGCTACAATTGCTAGTACAGTTTAGTGCAACTGACTAGATCTGTGCCAAGGCACCAGCATTTTGACCACCACAGATTTTGCACTATGATACAAATGTCAATATAGTGAGAAAGGCAAATAATATCTTAGTATTATTATGAAACTAATTTTGCCCTTGGAGACTCCTTGAAAGGGTCTTGAGGACCCCCGGAGGTCCGCAGATTGCACTTGTACTACTGGTCTAATCAGTTATTAACTTTAGCGGTGGAAATGCCAGGTCCTGGCGGGGTATGGAGAAGATACTCTGGTACAGCCTGTACCAGTTTTCAGTCTGCACCGCCTGGTGAGCTCTTCTTCCCTTGAGCACTGGGTCAGCACACGCAATTGTCATTTAGTTATGTTCCCTTAGCTCATTGGAAATGTCATTTTTACTAGGGTCTGTTGTCTCCAGAGCTTTTCTTCTTGGCTCACTTACTTCTTGTCTGTTTACCTTCTAGAGGGGAAGAAGTAGAAAACAAGGAAGTCATCGTCCAGGAGCTGGAGGTAGGGAAAGAAGCAGACAACTTCTGGGAATGTAGTTTTTTAAGCTGAGGATGCATTCCTATTTAGATTTTAGTTGTTTCCTTCAAACTGAGTCACGATCTCCGCTTGATTACTTGACTTCTCCCTGCCACATTTCCTCTGCAGAGAAAGGTTACTGTTTTTCCAGGGGAATTAAAGCCTATACTCTTTCTCAATTTTCCTAGTTGAAGTGTCAGCACCTTTGAGGCTAAGAATGATTTTGTTTCCACTAGAGTTCCCAGCCATGGGCAGCTGTCTTTTGTGGCGGCTGGCATAGAGAAAGCATCCAGAGGACTGCCGCCTTCCAGGGCTCTGGGAAACCTCACTATCCCAACCACTGCCTGGTACTTGACGTTCAGGAAACTCAACTGTAAATACACAGACAAGGCTGCTGTGTCTTCATTTTAATTGGAAACATTTGCATCTGctatatttcctcttcattttcattcctttcctaCCCAACTCTAATGGCTTTAAATTCTCCCACGAGAAGAAGACAAAGAAGGTGGACAAATTTGTAAACTGGTGAAAGCATTGGACAAGGAAttagagttctggaggctggccCCAGTTTCTAGTCCTGGCTGAACCGCTAAGAAATGTGTGAGCCTTAGCAAATCACTTATCTCTCTGGGTCTTATTTGCCTCATTCATAACATGAGAGTTTTAAACTAGTGTATTCTTTTCTAACTTCATGACTGAGTGATCTATGACTGTTGTGATTTATAAAGACATATGCTGCCACATTTCAAAGAATTTGAATATAATTACATACACAAATGCAAAACTGTGAAACCAAAAAGTTGAGTCAAAGCCTTAAAGGTACTCTTTAGCTATGTGTTGAAAAATACATTAGGATCTTTGAGGACCTCAGAGGCATCATTATAAATAGCAATTATTTTAACATAGGACCATGACAGTTTTCTGCTTATTTTAATTATGAGTAAAGCAAAATTTATTTCACTTTGCTTCACTTAATATGGGCAGAGAAAAGCTCAAGGCAGTAAAGTATTGCAAACATGGTTTTTAGAACCAGTGAAACCTGGATTTGAACTCTAGTTCTGCCTTCACAGTACAATTTTTGGGAAATTTGTCTTCcttatctgagtctgtttccttacCTGTCAGTAAGATTGATAAATAATATCGGTTTTCAGGATTGTAGTAAGGATTAGAAATATGCAGTTCTTGCTGCACAATAGTTCATCTAATGGTAGCTAGAGAACACCTATATGCATTTATAAtcatataaaaatgtgtttttttaaacatttattgatttatttggctgcacgggTCTCAGTTGCAGGATCTTTGGTCTTTGTTGAAGCATGCGAACTCTTTGTcacagcatgcagaatctagttccctaaccagggatcaaaaccaggcctCCTGCAataggagtgtggagtcttagccactggaccaccagggaattccctaaaactTTTTGAAGTGctttttatatgttcttttttttttactctcattAGTTTTGAAGCAGAAGTTATCCTTTGTCATTCACTTAGAAAACATATATTGATAAGCAGTTTAGCCCAATGGTTAGGAGTGTAAGCTCTGGAGCCCCACTGCCTGGGTTTGTGTCTTAACTCCATCATTACTAGCTGTGTAGCCTTCCATAAATCACTGTACCTCTCTCTGTCTTAGTTTCCTCAGcggtaaaatgaggataatagaaATCTTTTATCTTAAAGGGTTCTTGAGTAGtggtgagtgctcagtcatgtcagactctttgcccaTATACTAATAAGCATAGGTTAATTAGAGACTAAATAATTAAGATTTAAAGACAGTAGAAGAAAAGGtttgacataaacaaaagcaaaataagtacatataaataaataccaaTATTATtcattggggctttcctggtggctcagatggtaaagaatctgcctgtaatggggttcaatccctggcttgagaagatcccctggagaagggaatggctacccactccagtattcttgcctggagaatttcatggacagaggagcctggctgcagtccatagggtcatagaaAGTCCAGCAGAACTGAGCAACAAATCCAGGATCTATTTGTTGAGGACCTGTTATGCTTCATCCACTATGGTAGAGAAGGGATGCTAAGACAAATCAGGTATGTATTCTCCTTCAAGAAGATTTcttagtaaagaaaataaaaatatgtacatggagggaattctctggcaatccagtggttaggactcagcactttcactgccgggccagagttcagtctctggtcagggaattcaGATTTCACAAGCCTGGAGgcacagaagggggaaaaagatGCATGGAATATAGTGAAGTCCCAAGGCTAACTACTGTGAAATTTGAGACCTGTAGTTAATTCAACTTGGGAAATTAGGGAAAATTTTGTGGAGGAGATGGCTTTTGAGTTGTGCCATAAAAGAATAAGTGGAATTTAGTCATATGATGATGGACTAAAAGGGTATTGCAGGCCAGAGCAGAGAAGTGGAGAAGTGGAAGGTATATTCAGGGAACAGCAAGTAGTTGGACTCTAAAAGAGTATAGGGTATGTGAAGAACAGCGATAGAGATAAGTTGATAGACTGGCTGAAATTAGTATTAaagttatttcacattttttttttcaggattctATTCGTGCGGTCTTAGGAAACCTGGATAATTTACAGCCATTTGCTACAGAACACTTTATTGTATTTCCCTGTATCCTTTCTTTCCTGGGGGGAATGAACTGCAATTCACACTGTAGATTCAAGTGGAAGCAGCAAACCCGTGCGGTTTGGAGGGTAGGTCACGGAAAGGAGATGGAGTCTTTCCTCTAAAATAATACTCAGGGATTCATACTGGCTACATCCTCAGTCCTTAGCACATCCCAGATAAAAGCAAATGGGAAAGAGTGTCCCATCTGAAGTTCAAACATGGGGAAGCTGTCTTGGTCCCTTATCCATTTGTTTTCACTCTGTACGTGGAGATGAAATGCTTTCATGAAAATCTGTCACCAGGTAAGTAGAACGATGAAAGTGtaggtggaggagaaggaaaagggggcgGTTGAACATCCATGGGTTAGCAGTGCTGAATGTGGTGAAACAGCCAGATTGAGCCCCCACACTGACACTGCAGAAGTCAGGAGCATGTCCTCCAAGCTAGACTGCCCGGTTCCAATCTTGGTGGATTTGCCACTTAGGAGTGTGTGACCTTAGATAAATTACTCAGTCTTCGTATGTCTCCTTTGTGAAATGGTGAAAACTAATAATAGTCATTGAGttgttgaaaatattaaatgtgtaCTGGGAAATGGAAAGTACAGTGTGACTTAGGGTAATAACTCAATGAAAAATAACCTATGATATAAATAATTCCTTCCATTTTAGAGTATTTAATGACTTTCACTAAGTAATATCTTAAACATATCTCCCAATTTTTAATCTCTGGGGGCCATTGTTATTTTTACAAATAGAGGGACAAGGAGACACCTACCAgtttgatttggaaaaaaaaaagtacaaaggcATTATCTCAAAATACCTCAATTCATTTGTCACTGATGCCATAAGTTCtaccttttttctttcataataggTATCATCCCCTTTTAAGTGACTTATTGTTACAATATTATCTGTGTCAGACTTTTTAGATGACACAGTGGAGTCAAGTCATCTCTCACCACGTCATCTCCACATGACTTGTAGATGACAATAAAATAAGGGAGGAAAAAAGTTTGGAGACACAGTATTTCTTGGAAAACTGATAACCAGGTGAAAGGGAAAAGGGCACACACCAAAGTTTTATCTAGGACCAGTTCTAAGAAGTCAATGAAGAAACAGCCTTGCTTCATTATGATATTCAAATTTCCTATTGTAGGAAAATCAATGAACAGCAGTCCTCTTGGGTTGGTAAGTTTGCCTTttctttatgaaatgaaaattgcCTTTATTGCCTCTTATTATCTCATGTTTTGCTCTTGACTCCTCTTTTTTGCCCCTTGGTTGTTGCCCAGGTCCAATAAGGATTGTATACTTGAGAATTTTTTATCTTCTTGGCTAGATTTCTGAGACTTTGTCTATCCTTACTTACAAAGCTGATGTTAAAAGCTGCCTTTGGCAATTTATAGATGGGCAGTTCTCTTCACTGTGCCCTCATGTGAGcaactctggaaaaggaaaagtctCAGGAATCTGGTTCTTCTCTGAAGGTCCTGGcagagaggaaaacagcagaagccGTGCTGAAGAAACGAAAACGCAGAGAAGTgcccagttccccagccaggccaGGGCTGGACAGGTCAGTGGTGTTGAGTGAGGCACTAAACCCTGCATTCTAGTTAGGCCTTGCCCTCTGTTGGGGTAAGTCACTCTCTGTCTCAGGGCTTCATTCATAGCTGCTTATTCAGGTGGGTAGACTAAGGGAAGGAAGCAAGTTGGTATTTGCAATGTAGTTTGCAAATCTACTTCCTCAGCAAAGTAGAATTTTTCTGTTCATTATCCTCAGTGAGgactgagggaattccctggtggtccagtggttaggactctgagcttccactgcaggggccacaggttccatccctggttagggaactaagatcttggtgactcaggggtaaaaaatccgcctgccaatgcaggagactcaggtctgatccctgggtcgggaagatcccctgaagaaggaaatggcaacccactccagtgctcttgcctgggaaattccatggatagaggaggctggcaggctgcagtccatggggtctcaaagagttggacaggactgagcaactaaacaacaagccgagcagtgcagccaaaaaacagaaagaaaaaagaaaagacactcaCGAGGCATAAGATATGAAGTCCCACAGTATTATACATGAACATAGAGAAAGCCTCAAAAGAGTGAGAACGAATAAAATATAATCTTATTTTATGCAGTGAGTAGTATATTTTTGTGCCTGCTCTCAGTTTTCTGGCAGGTGTGGGTGGTT is drawn from Bubalus kerabau isolate K-KA32 ecotype Philippines breed swamp buffalo chromosome 5, PCC_UOA_SB_1v2, whole genome shotgun sequence and contains these coding sequences:
- the MAJIN gene encoding membrane-anchored junction protein, which translates into the protein MGLKPFTYPFPETRFLHAGPNVYKFKIRYGNSIRGEEVENKEVIVQELEDSIRAVLGNLDNLQPFATEHFIVFPYKSKWERVSHLKFKHGEAVLVPYPFVFTLYVEMKCFHENLSPGKSMNSSPLGLVLAERKTAEAVLKKRKRREVPSSPARPGLDRAEMGTSSQGLSKKKPPMETRRNRERKIQQECQKTPAFDVTDVQDQDSKWEDSLVGKTIPPSQQNNPPAAEGPTELGTSGFFGFLTSLFPFRYFFRKSSQ